ACTTTACTAATGGACTGTAATGAAATTACACCTTAAGTCTTCAACTCAGCCATAATGAATTATCTCCTGATCGCCCGGATGTAAttcaaatagcttttttttttttctgtactggGTAGAACAACATACTAAACACTGGTACCAAAGGTGACTGATGTCCATTGATTTAGTGATTTCATTTGACGTGTTCCGCGGCATGTGATGAGCAATAAAACTTTTTGTGAGTTATAAAGTTTGAGAGGTTGTTGAACTGGATGTCACAGAGCCGGCAGTATTTCCCACTGGTGGGCGCCTGGGTGGAGCCATTCACACTTTTTGCTATACTAGACAACTGGTCCTCTGCGGAGGGAATGCCTGGGGAGACGTTCTCGTTCGTGGTTAAGGGGTTCTCGGAGACCCAGGAGGGAGACTTGTGGCCATCTTCACGCTGAGGGTTCTGGGCAATGTTCTCTTGCTGGGGGTTGGCGGCAGGGCGCTCTTCTTGCTTCAGTCCACCGTTCACGATGACCATGCCTCGATTTTTGGGCAACAAGGGCAGGGAATCTTTCTTCGGCACAGCGCACCCATTGGAAGAAGCCTGGCTTTTGGGAGATTCATTTTCCGCGTTTGTGCTTTGCTCCACGTCAGCGTTATGGATGACCAGAGAACCGGAAATGTAATCACTTGGCTTGATTCCATAGTACGGAGAAAGCTGGTCGGCTCCTTTTGCCTTCTTTATTGCTCCAGGGTACAGGCATTGGGGAAGaaacaaatgtttgttttcttcttttgtcgCGATGAGCTGAGCGGCTTCGCTGAAGACTTTCAGGCCCTGCAGCGTCGCTAAGTGGGATGAGAATAAGTTTCCATTGGGGGAGGGCTGCTTCAGATTGCcatttttctcacattttatgATGCTTCTTTCATAGCTGACATCGGGGCTGCTTCGTTCGCTTTCTGGATTCGGAAACACTTTGCTGTCGAGCGGAGCCAGGTCGTTCCGCTGATGCGCGGTGACCGGGCAGAAGTTTTGCTTGTGGGCCAGGTAGTTTTCCACCTTGTTGAAACTGATCTTGCACACGGTGCACTCGTGGTAGTCCAGCAGCCTTTTGGGAGACGCGGTCGTCCGCTCAGACTGGGATAAACACTTTTTGCTGAGATCGATGGGGACATCCATCTCCAGGCAGGAGACGCTGGAATGAGCAGTGTCACATTTAGAAACCGGGACACACTTGTTCATGGCCAGGGAGGTTTCCAAGTGCTTTGAGACAATTCCGGGAAAGAGTTCGCATCTTGGATGGTAGCATTCGCCCAGCCCTTCCGTGGCTTCTTGGGTGGAGGTACAGGGATTGCTGAGGTTGGCTACATCAAGAAAGCGCTGCTGGACCAGCTGGGGCCTTTGATCCTGTTCCGGCAGGCACATCTCATACATCTTCCTGCGCTTGCGCGTGCGCATGGTTCTCTGCATGGCAGGCACTTTGTTGGAAGCCGACCTCTTGAGCGGAGGGTCGTGGCGTGTCGCACAATAATACTGTTTGTGGACCATGTAGGTTTCGTGCCGGCTGAAAGTAATGTTGCAAGCTTCACAGGTAGTCTTATTTGGGTCACTTTCCCCATCCACTAAGGGGACGCTGGGGTTTTTGACATCAACAGGTTTCCCATTAATTTTATCATCATTGCTATTGGGGGTGGAGAGCTTCTTAGCTTGCGTGGAAAAGTCCTTGTCGTGGCCCTTCCCATTTGGCCCAATTAAATCTAAAACGGCGGAAGAATTGATGCAGGGTGTTTGAAGAAGTGGATTCTCGGGATCGGCAGAGTGAGCGGCTGGATTGAGAAGATTGATGGAGGGCTGACCCGTGTTGGGACTCACAGCCTCCTGCATCTTTTCTGAAACCCCAGGGAACTCAGGGGACTTGGCCATCTGCTGCCATCGGCTGCTGCAGTAATGTTTTTTGTGTACTAGATAATTATCCAAGTTATTGAAGGTTATGTTGCACTCAAAACAGGTAGCCCCCTTGGGCATCAGGGGGCTGTAAATGACAGGAGGGTAGCTACTACTTCCGTGCCTCAGTCGCCGGTGTACCAGTTCAGACATCTTGGCTAAGATCTCTGAAGCTTGAGGGACCATTGTAATATCTTGGGGAAAGGCAAACTGAGATAGAAAGGGTCCCACAGGGGAAAGAAGGCCCAATATTAGgctgaactggagatgaggcaAGTCTTGGACTAGAGggctcagactttattttcgtgtAAGAAAAGCTTTGTTTATTGGTTGTAGGCTGAATTTCGGGTCTCTGGTTAGTGAGAAAGAGCTGAGTCTTTTTCTCACACTTGTCCAGCTCCGTGTCAGAGCTCGCATCTTTAGTCTGCATGGCCTTTTGGCTCTGGGGGAGCTCACTTCTGGTCAGCAAGTCTGTGGCTGGCTGTAAGCTGTCTTCGGTTCCACTTGGAGAGTGTTCCATGTCACTTTCTCGGGGCAGTTTGCTGCCAGGGACATGGAGCTCCTGGTGCTGCAGTAACTCCCTCTGAGTCTGGAAGCCAAAGTGGCAGTGATTGCATCGGAAGGCAGCTTGAGTGAGATGGGAGAACAGGTGTTGGTGAAAGTTGATCACAGAATCAGCAGTGTAGCTACAGACGGTGCATTTCAGACTAGCACCAGGGGGGAGGAATTCTTCCATTTTCACTCCTGGAGAAACATACAAAATCAGAATACTGAGAACCACACATTTTGGTTTGCTGGTGATATGAACCATTACTAATGACCTCATGTCTTCAACACAGCAGAAATGAACTGAAATCTTGCAGAATCTCATTTGAGATATTAACTTTTTTCCTATGATACCTTTCACCATATGTGATAATAATAAACTGTAGTTAATACTTTCTAAAGCACTTTCATGAGTATTATCACATTGTAGTGGGATGGGcattgctgttttaattttacaGGTCAGAAAACAAATTCAAGGAGGCTAAAGGAATTGATTATGGTAATAAATCTCAATAATCATCTAATAAATTCAGTGATGAAGCCATGCCCAGACCTCAGATTTTATGATTTCTAATCCAATAAGTCTTCTTACCAAACcactgtgctctacagtaggaagAGGCAGGCATTTATCAGAGATAATTTTGACAACCTGTGTGCAAACTAAATAACTTAGTGCACTTAATGTGCTAGAATTAGGTCTTTATACAACAGAATCCAAATAGAAAtcattttgtaaagtaattaataaCATCCTAATTTATCTTTGGTAAAAATTTAGAATTTCATGTTTTGCTTAATATGGGTTATCTTTATCCAGGGCTGGTATTCAGCTGATATTTACTAGTATGTTCAACTATATTAGTATACTAATATAGTCGTTTCAGACTGACATTTGTGCTGATTGATCATGGCCTGTTTCTGGtcagttattaaatattttgaatatcaccACTGACTGGTGGATAAGTCTCAATGCAACATTGTGATTTACAGGAAATGTATATTTGGTCACTCACATGAGGAAAATCTATTTCTCCTATGCATCTGGTCTTTATCCTTGGTTCCTGGCTCAAGGCTTCTAAAACTGTTGGAACGTCTTGTGATAAATATGtctttatgttaatgaggtgacttttgtaAAGCACTCAGGTAACCTAAGGATGGAGACTGGTTGCCAGAAGAACTAACCCTGTGAGTAAAGGGTTAGAACTTACGCTGCCTTCCACTTCTGGGAAGAAGGGCTGGAGATTAAGTTCAATTGCCAATGGCCAATAacttaatcaatcatgcctatgtaatgaagcctcctTGCCCATTCCCAAACCTAGCCCTATTCATCTcatccatctggctgttcctgagttatatccttttaaaataaactagtAATCTAGTGAGTTAATGTGTTATCTGAGTTCTGTGAATCACTCTAGCAAATCAATCAAACCGAGGGGGTACTGTGGCAATCTCTGATTTACAGCTAGTTGGTCAGGAGCACAGTAGACTGGTCTGAATTGGAATGAGAGTGAGGGGGGTCCCTCTTGTAGAACTGTCCCCTTAATCTGTGGAATTCAATGCTGTTTCTTGGTAGCGTCAGAACTGAGTGGAGTTGAATTGCAGGACACCCAGTTGGTGTCTAAAGAATTacttggggggcagggggcggggggaacCATTCCCCTATGAATTGGAATTGGGAGCTAGATACTTTTATTCACTAAGGTCAACTCCTGTCCCATTTGTTCTCATATGGTTAAGTCAGGCTTGCTTCCTCTTCTCTGCACTCTAGACTAAAATGAGAAATACCTtctatattcataaaataaaaatatggcaaCAGCACCCAGTCCTACAGTGATAAAAGAggacttcttttatttttctccttagctAATCCAGGACTCATTTTTCTACTGAGCTGGAAAAAtctctctcttatttttgttttgtgcaTGACTTTACACTCACTGTGTGAGACAACCAACCTGTTTCTGCTTCCCCTGGTTTATCACCTACATAAAGACAGCTCATTTGTAGGGAAAAGGTAGAGAATGAGTAAAAAGAAAATTGCCTATTTTTATGGGTACAAAGACAAAAGCTTGCACAGTACTAGAGTATTGTAGATTggagttagttttttttttttaactgagcacctattttaatttttaattattctacCCAAGCAAAAACAGTGAAGGAAGTCAGCCGGGGGTGTCTAACAAGTTTTGTATTCTAGGTGCTGAAGAACTGTGATTCCCAAAACTTGGTTTGCCCTATCCAAAAATGTTCGAAAAAAATACCTAAAATTAATGTAATTATGTACATTTGGTtcactttaattatttttaaaatacaggaatTAGAATACTATGAGGTGATACTGATGATGACTGGGCATACAATTCCAAAATAAATGGGAATagtaaaaaagaggggatatgtgaaTACATACAGCTGAGTAgacacacaacattgtaaagcatatatactccaataaaaagtaattaaaaaaatgggaACAGTTGGCACCTTGCTGGTAAGGgaaggctttaaaaaaagaagacttgTTTTTCAGGCTAATTTTTCCTAAGAAGTTTTAACACATAGCACTAAAAGTGTTTTTATGTCAAAAATTCAACTGTGTTGTTATCATGCACACTCTAGAAGTCAGGAACCTTTTACAGATCCgtatttaaaagttaatttctcTCAAATGGGATTTTAATTGgatctttcaaaataaaagctttatttCCATTCAGCAATAATGGAATTTTTGGAAATTCCATTGGAATTTTATGGAAAAagcaattttactttttatgtaaaatatgtaaaaatacaagTATTTTTTATGTACCTACTATTTAGTCCCTGCTGTGTTGGAAACAGTGCATGGTAAGTTTGCAAAGATCACCTGgcacagaaatgaatgaatattgatGACAATATACAAAGGGTATTGCGATTTCTAAAACTGATGCTATTTGACTTTAGTTGGAAAAAAAACTATAGAGTGCTTTGGCCTGTAAGCTGAGCACTGTAAGTCGTTAGAAAAGAATTCAGACCCAAGTCCTTTGAACAGAATATACTGATTGTACGTGACCAAAGGTAATAACTATCTGGTTCAGCaagtttaattttgattttataggCAGGAAGAGACGTATGAATGAATGTACGCACAATATGTACgaatgtacatgtgtatgtatgtagagAAAGAACAGGTCTCCTGGAGCAGAAGAAACAAGGGAGGCACTTACCACTGTGTGAGTTCAGGTGCATTTCTAGAGCTCGGGCATTTGAAAAGCTCTTGGTGCATTGTGGGAAGGGACACAGGCTGGAAATCTGAGGAGCAGTGTCCTCATTTTCCTCTGACACTGGTGCAGCTTCTCTTTGCCTTCCACTGCAATAGTACATCAGATGGGCTTGCAGATTCCGCTCACTGCGATACCAGATGCCACAGGACTTGCAAGGGAATATATCCTCTGCAAGCAGAAACACAGGGACATGTTAGCTGCTGCCCACTTAGAGCCATTCATGGGTAAACAGAATTTGGTTCAGTTTTTTTGAGTCTGCTCTCTGGTTCTGAATTAGGTAATCAGACAGTGGCTAGTGAA
The genomic region above belongs to Bos taurus isolate L1 Dominette 01449 registration number 42190680 breed Hereford chromosome 14, ARS-UCD2.0, whole genome shotgun sequence and contains:
- the ZFPM2 gene encoding LOW QUALITY PROTEIN: zinc finger protein ZFPM2 (The sequence of the model RefSeq protein was modified relative to this genomic sequence to represent the inferred CDS: deleted 1 base in 1 codon), which translates into the protein MSRRKQSKPRQIKRPLEDAIEEEEEECPSEETDIISKGDFPLEESFSTEFGPENLSCEEVEYFCNKGDDEGVQETAESDGDTQSEKPGQPAVETDDWDGPGELEVFQRDGERKIQSRQQLPVGTTWGPFAGKMDLNNNSLKTKAQVPMVLTAGPKWLLDVTWQGVEDNKNNCIVYSKGGQLWCTTTKAISEGEELIAFVVDFDSRLQAASQMTLTEGMYPARLLDSIQLLPQQAAMASILPTAIVNKDIFPCKSCGIWYRSERNLQAHLMYYCSGRQREAAPVSEENEDTAPQISSLCPFPQCTKSFSNARALEMHLNSHSGVKMEEFLPPGASLKCTVCSYTADSVINFHQHLFSHLTQAAFRCNHCHFGFQTQRELLQHQELHVPGSKLPRESDMEHSPSGTEDSLQPATDLLTRSELPQSQKAMQTKDASSDTELDKCEKKTQLFLTNQRPEIQPTTNKQSFSYTKIKSEPSSPRLASSPVQPNIGPSFPVGPFLSQFAFPQDITMVPQASEILAKMSELVHRRLRHGSSSYPPVIYSPLMPKGATCFECNITFNNLDNYLVHKKHYCSSRWQQMAKSPEFPGVSEKMQEAVSPNTGQPSINLLNPAAHSADPENPLLQTPCINSSAVLDLIGPNGKGHDKDFSTQAKKLSTPNSNDDKINGKPVDVKNPSVPLVDGESDPNKTTCEACNITFSRHETYMVHKQYYCATRHDPPLKRSASNKVPAMQRTMRTRKRRKMYEMCLPEQDQRPQLVQQRFLDVANLSNPCTSTQEATEGLGECYHPRCELFPGIVSKHLETSLAMNKCVPVSKCDTAHSSVSCLEMDVPIDLSKKCLSQSERTTASPKRLLDYHECTVCKISFNKVENYLAHKQNFCPVTAHQRNDLAPLDSKVFPNPESERSSPDVSYERSIIKCEKNGNLKQPSPNGNLFSSHLATLQGLKVFSEAAQLIATKEENKHLFLPQCLYPGAIKKAKGADQLSPYYGIKPSDYISGSLVIHNADVEQSTNAENESPKSQASSNGCAVPKKDSLPLLPKNRGMVIVNGGLKQEERPAANPQQENIAQNPQREDGHKSPSWVSENPLTTNENVSPGIPSAEDQLSSIAKSVNGSTQAPTSGKYCRLCDIQFNNLSNFITHKKFYCSSHAAEHVK